From the genome of Chlorocebus sabaeus isolate Y175 chromosome 2, mChlSab1.0.hap1, whole genome shotgun sequence, one region includes:
- the FAM83D gene encoding protein FAM83D — translation MALLSEGLDELPAACLSPCGPPNPAELFSESRRLALEELVAGGPEAFAAFLRRERLARFLNPDEVHAILRAAERPGEEGAAAAAEDSFGSSHDCSSGTYFPEQSDLEPPLLELGWPAFYQGAYRGATRVEAHFQPRGTGEGGPYGCKDALRQQLRSAREVIAVVMDVFTDIDIFRDLQEICRKQGVAVYILLDQALLSQFLDMCMDLKVHPEQEKLMTVRTITGNIYYARSGTKIIGKVHEKFTLIDGIRVATGSYSFTWTDGKLNSSNLVILSGQVVEHFDLEFRILYAQSKPISPKLLSHFQSSNKFDHLTDRKPQSKELTLGNLLRMRLARLSSTPRKADLDPEMPAEGKAERKPHDCESSTVSEEDYFNSHRDELQSRKAIDAATQTEPEEEMPRLSVSDVGTQTSITTACAGTQTAVTTRIASSQTMVWSRSTTTQTDMDENILFPQGTQSTEGSPVSKMSVSRSSSLKSSSSVSSQGSVASSTGSPASIRATDFHNPGYPKYLGTPHMELYLSDSLRNLNQERQFHFAGIRSRLNHMLAMLSRRTLFTENHFGLHSGNFSRVNLLAIRDAALYPSYQ, via the exons ATGGCTCTGCTGTCCGAGGGCCTGGACGAACTGCCGGCTGCCTGCCTGTCTCCGTGCGGGCCGCCCAACCCGGCCGAGCTGTTCAGCGAGTCACGGCGCCTGGCTCTGGAGGAGCTGGTGGCCGGCGGCCCCGAAGCCTTCGCGGCCTTCCTGCGACGCGAGCGCCTGGCTCGCTTCCTGAACCCCGATGAGGTGCACGCCATCCTGCGCGCGGCGGAGAGGCCGGGAGAGGAGGGCGCGGCGGCGGCAGCCGAGGACTCGTTCGGCTCCTCGCATGACTGCTCGTCGGGCACCTACTTCCCCGAGCAGTCGGACCTGGAGCCGCCGCTGCTGGAGCTCGGCTGGCCCGCCTTCTACCAGGGCGCCTACCGCGGCGCCACGCGCGTCGAGGCCCACTTCCAGCCCCGCGGCACGGGCGAGGGCGGCCCCTACGGCTGCAAGGACGCTCTGCGCCAGCAGCTCCGCTCGGCGCGAGAG GTGATTGCAGTGGTAATGGACGTGTTCACAGACATCGACATCTTCAGAGACCTTCAAGAAATATGCAGGAAACAGGGAGTCGCTGTGTATATCCTTCTGGACCAGGCTCTCCTCTCTCAGTTTTTGGATATGTGCATGGATCTGAAAGTTCATCCTGAACAGGAAAAG CTGATGACAGTTCGGACTATCACAGGAAATATCTACTATGCAAGGTCAGGAACTAAAATTATTGGGAAGGTTCACGAAAAGTTCACGTTGATTGATGGCATCCGCGTGGCAACAGGCTCCTACAG TTTTACATGGACAGATGGCAAATTAAACAGCAGTAACTTGGTAATTCTGTCTGGCCAAGTGGTTGAACACTTTGATCTGGAGTTCCGAATCCTGTATGCCCAGTCCAAGCCCATCAGCCCCAAACTCCTGTCTCACTTCCAGAGCAGCAACAAGTTTGATCACCTCACCGACCGAAAACCACAGTCTAAGGAGCTCACCCTAGGCAACCTGCTGCGGATGCGGCTGGCTAGGCTCTCAAGTACTCCCAGGAAGGCGGACCTGGACCCAGAGATGCCCGCAGAGGGCAAGGCAGAGCGCAAGCCCCATGACTGTGAGTCCTCCACTGTTAGTGAGGAAGACTACTTCAACAGCCACAGGGACGAGCTCCAGAGCAGAAAGGCCATTGACGCTGCCACTCAAACAGAGCCAGAAGAGGAGATGCCAAGGCTGAGTGTGAGTGATGTAGGAACACAAACCAGCATCACCACAGCGTGTGCTGGGACCCAGACTGCAGTCACCACCAGGATAGCAAGCTCTCAAACTATGGTTTGGTCCAGGTCGACCACCACTCAGACTGACATGGATGAGAACATTCTCTTTCCTCAAGGAACTCAATCTACGGAAGGGTCACCAGTCTCAAAAATGTCTGTATCAAGATCTTCCAGTTTGAAGTCTTCCTCCTCTGTGTCTTCCCAAGGCTCTGTGGCAAGCTCCACTGGCTCTCCCGCTTCCATCAGAGCCACTGACTTCCACAATCCTGGCTATCCCAAGTACCTGGGCACCCCCCACATGGAACTGTACTTGAGTGACTCACTTAGAAACTTGAACCAAGAGCGACAATTCCACTTCGCTGGTATCAGGTCCCGGCTCAACCACATGCTGGCTATGCTGTCAAGGAGAACACTCTTTACTGAAAACCACTTTGGCCTTCATTCTGGCAATTTCAGCAGAGTTAATTTGCTTGCTATTAGAGATGCAGCACTTTATCCTTCCTATCAGTAA